Below is a genomic region from Deltaproteobacteria bacterium.
GGTGTGCAAAGCCATGCCGGCGGCGCCCGAGCTGATCGCCGATCTGCCGGCGGAGGAGCGCACCGAAGTCGCACGTCAGGCGGCGTTGATCGCGCCCGACGAGATTGACCGGGCGTTTCGCCTCATGCTGGCGGCCGATGAGGAGATCGCCCACAGTGCGTATCCCAAGATCGTGCTCGAAATGACGGCGATCAAGCTGGCGACGCTGGCGCCGTTGCTGCCGCTGGAGCAGGTGCTGCAACGGCTCGAAGGGATCGAGGGCCGCCTGCGCGGCGAGGGGCCGGCGGCCAAGCCGGCCGCGCTACGAGCGGCCCCCGCAGCGGAGACCGCACCGGCGGCCGCCCCACGTGCGAGCGCTGCCACCGGCGAATCGTGGGAGCAGTTCGTCGAATTCGTGCGCAAGGAGAAGGTGACGCTGGTGACCTACCTCGAGCACTCGCAGCCGGCGCGCCGCGAGGGCGGGGTGCTCGAATTGGCCGCACCGCCGGGGTACTACTACGATTACCTGGCGCACAAGGATCACCTGGCGATGGTGCAGGAACTGGCCGGCCGATTCTTCGGTGGTGGGCTGCGCGTGGTGGTCGTCGAAGGCGGCCCGGCGGCCAGCGGCGAGACGGCGGCGGCGCCCAAGCCCTCGCGCGCGCAGCAGGCGGCCAAGGTCATGGAACATCCGGTGGTGCGCGCCGCCGTCGATATCCTCGGCGGCGAGCTGCACGAGGTCAAGACCCGCCCGCGCGGCCAGCGCGACGATTCGTGAGTGTCTGAAACAGAGAAGAGGGTACCAAGGTGAGCAAGGGGCTAAGTGGACTCGGCGACATCATGAAGCAGGCGCAGCAGATGCAAGAGCGCCTGGCGCAGATTCAAACCGAGGCCGGCGATAAGACGGTGTCAGCCACCGCCGGCGGCGGTATGGTCAGCGCCGTGGTCAACGGCCGCTTGGAGGTGGTGAGCTTGCAGATCGACAAACAAGTGGCCGCGGGCGGCGACTTGGAGATGCTGCAAGACCTGGTCATCGCCGCCGTCAACCAAGGCATTCGCGCCGCGCAGCAAATGATGGCGGCCGAAATGAGCAAGGTCACCGGTGGACTGAAGATCCCCGGGCTCACGTGATTCAAACCCGCCCCCAACTG
It encodes:
- a CDS encoding YbaB/EbfC family nucleoid-associated protein — protein: MKQAQQMQERLAQIQTEAGDKTVSATAGGGMVSAVVNGRLEVVSLQIDKQVAAGGDLEMLQDLVIAAVNQGIRAAQQMMAAEMSKVTGGLKIPGLT